The following are from one region of the Nostoc cf. commune SO-36 genome:
- a CDS encoding CPBP family intramembrane glutamic endopeptidase, which produces MTLKRLVLIFILTPIAVLLAVSALFSSWQEPQFQSRLELYQTNIALQAQAWQSEDSSDRNLQAVQEAILGEQPLESATKQYQEARQSVAANLDKVNNKLAQLRSQPEITPIPAKPLPDVPRTTKTSKQGQQELQQSLKQLQKLLVELDLRLGILQAQQGQTDTALKTWSELQQRSDINPEFEETAAVLSGLWSNPPRLLQNSQERIQKNLEGWFRSTALVQLYQLQQRQDALSAVKAALQESSAQAVMKLAVIGTIPTLAALIGLILLIFLVAQRLLKGKASLLAQNADVPWSTPWDGETILQVFIVGFFFMGQIFVPLLLSLLPIPRPVGDVRLQAFYVLVSYFLVALGALLVLYFSLKSFFPLPEFWFRFRFQDKWFLWGLGGYCAALPIVVVVSLINQQLWQGQGGSNPLLQLALESQDGVALGIFFSTAAIAAPFFEEILFRGFLLPSLTRYLPVWGAILISSLLFAIAHLSLSEILPLTALGIVLGVVYTRSRNLLAPMLLHSLWNSGTLLSLFVLGSN; this is translated from the coding sequence ATGACACTCAAGCGATTAGTTTTAATTTTTATACTGACACCGATAGCAGTTCTGTTGGCAGTTTCGGCTTTATTCAGTAGTTGGCAAGAACCTCAGTTTCAAAGTCGCCTAGAACTATACCAAACTAATATTGCTTTACAAGCTCAAGCTTGGCAATCAGAAGATAGCAGCGATCGCAATCTCCAGGCGGTTCAGGAAGCAATACTTGGTGAGCAACCCCTGGAAAGCGCCACAAAGCAGTATCAAGAGGCGCGTCAATCAGTTGCAGCTAATTTAGACAAAGTTAATAATAAACTTGCACAATTACGTTCTCAACCTGAAATAACTCCCATACCTGCGAAACCTTTACCGGATGTTCCCCGCACTACTAAAACTTCTAAACAGGGACAGCAAGAGTTACAGCAGTCCCTCAAACAATTACAAAAATTACTGGTTGAATTAGACTTGCGCCTAGGAATTTTACAAGCACAACAAGGACAGACGGATACAGCACTCAAAACTTGGAGCGAATTACAACAACGCTCAGATATCAATCCAGAATTTGAAGAAACCGCAGCTGTATTAAGTGGACTGTGGAGCAATCCTCCTCGTCTGCTTCAAAATTCTCAAGAACGGATTCAAAAGAATTTAGAAGGTTGGTTTCGCTCTACTGCTTTGGTTCAGCTATACCAACTCCAGCAACGACAAGACGCTTTATCAGCAGTTAAAGCTGCACTACAAGAATCTTCGGCTCAAGCAGTAATGAAATTAGCAGTTATTGGCACTATCCCCACTTTGGCAGCTTTAATTGGTTTAATACTGCTGATTTTCTTAGTTGCTCAACGCTTGTTAAAAGGAAAAGCCTCGTTACTAGCTCAAAATGCTGATGTCCCTTGGTCAACACCTTGGGATGGTGAAACCATTTTACAGGTTTTTATCGTCGGCTTTTTCTTCATGGGGCAAATTTTTGTCCCTTTATTGCTATCGCTGCTCCCCATCCCTCGTCCTGTGGGTGATGTGCGACTTCAGGCTTTTTATGTTTTAGTTAGTTACTTTCTAGTCGCATTGGGTGCGCTGTTAGTGCTGTATTTTTCTCTCAAGAGCTTTTTTCCGTTACCAGAATTTTGGTTTCGCTTCCGTTTTCAAGATAAATGGTTTTTGTGGGGACTAGGAGGCTATTGCGCGGCTTTACCTATAGTTGTGGTGGTATCTTTAATCAATCAACAGCTATGGCAAGGACAGGGTGGTAGTAACCCTCTATTGCAATTAGCGCTGGAAAGCCAAGATGGTGTAGCACTTGGCATATTTTTCTCCACAGCAGCGATCGCAGCTCCATTTTTTGAAGAAATTCTGTTTCGCGGCTTTTTGCTACCCTCTTTAACTCGCTACTTACCCGTGTGGGGAGCGATTCTAATCAGTAGTTTGTTGTTTGCGATCGCTCACCTCAGCTTGTCAGAAATTCTTCCCCTCACGGCATTGGGGATCGTTTTAGGCGTAGTTTACACGCGATCGCGCAACCTCCTTGCTCCTATGCTCCTCCACAGTCTGTGGAATAGTGGTACATTATTAAGTTTATTCGTTTTAGGTAGCAATTAG
- a CDS encoding Uma2 family endonuclease has product MLNYNPLHCLPSAEDLPDSDYTPVDNELQDLIPSLLKAILACLWTNRMDWFFGVDMGIYYDPELLPIVPDGFLSLGVERVFDENLRLSYVLWEERVMPIVALEVVSHKRRGEYSSKNKMYAEMEILYYVVYNPQRRRKAPLEVYRLVNGEYVLQRGNPVWLTEIGLGIGHERGTYQGITRDWLYWYDKQGVRYLTPEERAIAAEQRATTAEQRADRLAQELRRLGIDPDSLS; this is encoded by the coding sequence ATGTTAAATTACAACCCATTGCACTGCTTACCCTCCGCCGAGGATCTGCCCGATTCTGACTATACACCTGTGGACAATGAACTACAAGATTTAATTCCCAGCTTGCTCAAAGCCATCCTCGCTTGTTTGTGGACAAACCGGATGGATTGGTTTTTTGGGGTTGATATGGGGATATATTACGATCCCGAATTACTGCCGATTGTACCCGATGGGTTTTTAAGCTTAGGAGTCGAGCGAGTTTTTGATGAAAACTTGCGCTTGAGTTATGTGTTGTGGGAAGAAAGAGTTATGCCAATCGTGGCGCTGGAGGTGGTTTCTCATAAACGGCGTGGGGAATACAGCAGCAAAAATAAAATGTATGCTGAGATGGAGATTTTGTATTATGTTGTTTATAATCCCCAACGCCGTAGAAAAGCGCCTTTAGAAGTTTACCGATTAGTAAATGGTGAATATGTATTGCAGCGAGGAAATCCTGTTTGGTTAACAGAGATAGGTTTAGGAATTGGTCATGAACGGGGAACCTATCAGGGAATTACGCGGGATTGGTTGTATTGGTATGACAAACAAGGAGTCAGATATTTAACACCAGAAGAACGAGCGATCGCTGCCGAACAACGCGCTACCACTGCCGAACAACGCGCCGACAGGCTGGCACAAGAATTGCGAAGGTTGGGGATAGATCCAGATTCTTTGAGTTGA
- a CDS encoding ParB N-terminal domain-containing protein: MANIQIKERKIGELHPHPKNEGIYGDEDIEQLAQDIERSKWVKPLIVTPEGTIISGHRRWKAVSSLGWVTVPVEEQEFTDE, translated from the coding sequence ATGGCAAACATTCAGATTAAAGAACGCAAGATTGGTGAACTTCATCCACATCCAAAAAATGAAGGTATTTACGGCGACGAAGATATTGAGCAACTAGCTCAAGATATTGAAAGGTCTAAATGGGTCAAACCGCTTATTGTTACACCAGAGGGTACAATCATCAGTGGACATCGGCGTTGGAAAGCAGTGTCATCTCTTGGGTGGGTAACAGTTCCCGTTGAAGAACAAGAGTTTACTGATGAATAG
- a CDS encoding Uma2 family endonuclease, which translates to MLVKSTSAEQRTVLHNISWETFEALLRDTGEDRGSRFAYDCGVLEIMTPLFEHENPKIQFDRFILVLAEELGIEIRSAGSTTLKRKISNRGIEPDTCYYIQNELAIRGKQTLDLENDPPPDLAIEIDITSSSVNKLGIYSALGVTELWKYDGQNLKFYQLIEGEYVECNFSIAFPLISVSEISRFIEQSKSMGEIALLKSFRAWLREKLE; encoded by the coding sequence ATGCTTGTCAAATCAACGTCTGCTGAACAAAGAACAGTGTTACATAACATTAGCTGGGAAACCTTTGAAGCCTTGTTGAGAGATACAGGTGAGGATAGAGGTTCTCGCTTTGCTTATGACTGCGGTGTTTTAGAAATCATGACTCCACTTTTTGAACATGAAAACCCCAAAATTCAATTTGACCGTTTTATTCTAGTTTTAGCTGAAGAATTAGGAATTGAAATTAGAAGCGCTGGTTCTACAACATTGAAGCGGAAAATATCAAATCGGGGAATAGAGCCAGATACTTGCTATTATATTCAGAATGAACTAGCTATTAGGGGTAAGCAAACTTTAGATTTAGAAAATGATCCGCCGCCTGACTTAGCAATTGAGATTGACATTACCAGCAGTTCAGTTAACAAATTAGGGATTTATTCAGCGTTGGGTGTAACTGAACTTTGGAAATATGATGGACAAAATTTAAAATTTTATCAGTTGATAGAGGGAGAATATGTCGAGTGTAATTTTAGTATTGCCTTTCCTCTAATATCGGTGAGTGAGATAAGCAGATTTATTGAGCAGAGTAAAAGTATGGGTGAAATTGCTTTGCTCAAATCATTCCGCGCTTGGCTGAGAGAGAAGTTAGAGTAA
- a CDS encoding Uma2 family endonuclease, protein MLVKSTPAEQRTVLHNVSWETFEALLRDTGEDRGSRFAYDCGVLEIMTPLFEHENPKIQFDRLIFALAVGLETKIRSAGSTTLKRKTITKGIEPDTCYYIQNEPAIRGKQELDLKTDPAPDLAVEIDITSSSVNKLNIYAALGVAELWRYDGEVLKFYQLIESEYIEIKLSIAFPLISVIDMNRFIQQSKTMDEIDLVQSFSAWVRGKIA, encoded by the coding sequence ATGCTTGTCAAGTCAACGCCTGCGGAACAAAGAACAGTCTTACACAACGTTAGCTGGGAAACCTTTGAAGCCTTGCTGAGAGATACAGGTGAGGACAGAGGCTCAAGGTTTGCTTACGACTGCGGTGTTTTAGAAATCATGACTCCACTTTTTGAACACGAAAATCCTAAAATTCAGTTTGACCGATTGATATTCGCTTTAGCAGTGGGATTAGAAACTAAAATTAGAAGTGCTGGTTCTACAACATTAAAACGTAAAACAATAACAAAGGGAATAGAACCCGATACTTGCTATTATATTCAAAATGAGCCAGCAATTAGAGGTAAGCAAGAATTAGATTTAAAAACAGACCCAGCACCGGATTTAGCAGTTGAAATTGATATTACTAGCAGTTCTGTTAATAAGCTTAATATTTATGCGGCTTTAGGTGTAGCAGAATTATGGAGATATGACGGCGAAGTTTTAAAATTTTATCAACTAATAGAAAGCGAATATATTGAGATTAAGTTGAGTATAGCTTTTCCTTTAATTTCTGTTATTGATATGAATAGATTTATTCAGCAAAGTAAAACTATGGATGAAATTGATCTGGTGCAATCCTTCAGCGCTTGGGTGCGTGGAAAGATAGCTTAA
- a CDS encoding cysteine desulfurase, whose protein sequence is MTFTPTKTLADKVRADFPILHQEVNEKPLVYLDNAATSQKPLFVLNALRDYYEQYNANVHRGAHSLSAKATDAYEGARDKVAKFINAASRQEIVYTRNASEAINLVAYSWGMNNLQPGDEIILSVMEHHSNIVPWQLIAQKTGAVLKFVELTPEETFDLEQFKKLISEKTKLVSVVHISNTLGCINPVEEIGALAHSYGAKFLVDACQSVPHYPVDVQKIDCDWLVASGHKMCAPTGIGFLYGKLELLESMPPFFGGGEMIAEVYLDHSTYAELPHKFEAGTPAIGEAIALGAAIDYLSSIGMDKIHAYEAELTAYLFQQLEQIPQIRIYGPKPNAKGEGRAALASFTAGEVHANDLSTLLDQEGVAIRSGHHCTQPLHRYLGLAATARASLSFYNTREEIDIFIKALKETLDFFAGFLA, encoded by the coding sequence ATGACTTTCACTCCTACCAAAACCCTTGCTGATAAAGTTCGTGCTGACTTCCCGATATTGCATCAGGAAGTCAATGAGAAACCCCTGGTTTATCTCGATAATGCTGCGACATCGCAAAAGCCTTTGTTTGTATTAAATGCCCTGCGGGATTATTACGAGCAATATAATGCTAACGTGCATCGAGGTGCCCATTCTCTGAGTGCTAAAGCTACTGATGCTTATGAAGGTGCTAGAGATAAAGTTGCCAAATTCATCAATGCTGCATCGCGTCAGGAAATCGTCTACACCCGCAACGCAAGTGAGGCAATTAACCTAGTCGCTTATAGCTGGGGAATGAATAATTTGCAGCCGGGTGATGAAATTATTCTCTCGGTGATGGAACACCACAGTAATATTGTACCTTGGCAATTGATTGCACAAAAAACGGGTGCAGTACTGAAATTTGTAGAATTAACACCAGAAGAAACTTTTGATTTAGAACAGTTTAAAAAGCTGATTTCTGAGAAAACTAAGCTGGTGTCAGTGGTACATATTTCCAATACTTTGGGTTGTATTAACCCAGTAGAAGAAATTGGTGCGCTCGCACACAGCTACGGTGCTAAATTCTTAGTTGATGCTTGTCAAAGTGTTCCTCACTACCCTGTCGATGTTCAGAAAATAGATTGTGATTGGTTGGTAGCTTCGGGACATAAAATGTGTGCGCCAACTGGCATAGGATTTCTATATGGCAAGTTGGAATTATTAGAATCAATGCCACCATTTTTTGGCGGTGGCGAGATGATTGCAGAGGTGTATTTAGACCATTCTACTTATGCAGAATTACCGCATAAATTTGAAGCTGGTACACCTGCAATTGGAGAAGCGATCGCACTTGGTGCTGCGATAGATTATCTTAGCAGTATCGGCATGGATAAAATCCACGCCTACGAAGCAGAATTAACAGCTTATTTGTTCCAACAATTAGAGCAAATTCCCCAAATTAGAATTTACGGCCCCAAACCAAATGCAAAAGGGGAAGGTAGAGCTGCTCTTGCGTCCTTCACAGCCGGAGAAGTCCACGCCAATGACTTATCTACATTATTAGATCAAGAAGGCGTTGCTATCCGTTCTGGACACCACTGCACACAACCATTACACCGTTACTTAGGTCTTGCTGCAACCGCACGAGCAAGTCTATCTTTCTACAACACCCGCGAGGAAATTGATATTTTCATCAAAGCACTGAAAGAAACTCTCGACTTCTTTGCAGGTTTCCTTGCTTAA
- the sufD gene encoding Fe-S cluster assembly protein SufD, producing the protein MSIQVSPSPIPNSNLVNLTSTLLDKDTYLTELLNQVTTPKTEGWLQELPQSAANWVRHSTIPTTREEEWRFTDLSSLRKVQFSVETGNDASLQFDILPEAANSRLVFINGVYAPELSAVTDLPSGIVVSNLAGLSAVEQEGVQQYLAQAEGAQEVFTALNTAGITDAAVVWVKKNVVVETPIHLAFISVAGETATISQPRCLVVAESGSQVNLIEEYTNRQGAEKEAVYFTNAVTEIWIADNAQVSHTRVESEGAEAFHIGKTAIAQARDSRYTCHAITLGAKLSRHNLEILQTGEQTQTTLNGLTIISGKQLSDTHSAIALNYPHGTSDQLHKCIVGDRAHAVFNGKVFVPKRAQLTNATQLNRNLLLSSKARVDTKPQLEITADNVKCAHGATVSQLEDDEIFYLQSRGIDENDARKLLINAFAAEVINKIPVPSLREILLNTVNNLKSLTNDE; encoded by the coding sequence ATGAGTATTCAAGTATCTCCTAGTCCAATTCCCAACTCGAATTTAGTCAATTTGACATCGACTCTGTTAGATAAAGATACCTATCTAACTGAATTGTTAAATCAGGTAACTACACCCAAAACAGAAGGTTGGTTACAGGAATTACCCCAAAGTGCTGCTAATTGGGTACGCCACTCAACTATCCCGACTACCCGCGAGGAAGAATGGCGATTTACCGATTTGTCGTCTCTGCGAAAGGTGCAATTTAGTGTAGAGACTGGAAATGACGCGTCTTTGCAATTTGATATTTTGCCAGAAGCGGCTAACAGTCGTTTAGTATTTATCAACGGCGTTTATGCGCCGGAGTTATCAGCAGTTACAGATTTGCCATCTGGAATTGTGGTGAGTAATTTGGCTGGCTTATCTGCGGTTGAGCAGGAAGGTGTACAGCAGTATTTAGCTCAAGCTGAAGGAGCGCAGGAAGTTTTTACTGCTCTCAATACGGCTGGGATAACTGATGCAGCCGTGGTGTGGGTGAAGAAGAATGTGGTAGTTGAGACACCAATTCATCTGGCGTTTATTTCGGTTGCGGGAGAGACTGCAACAATTTCGCAGCCGCGTTGTTTAGTGGTGGCGGAAAGTGGTTCGCAGGTGAATTTGATTGAAGAGTATACAAACCGCCAAGGTGCAGAGAAAGAGGCAGTATATTTCACCAATGCAGTTACGGAAATTTGGATTGCTGACAATGCCCAAGTGAGCCACACTAGGGTTGAGTCAGAAGGTGCAGAGGCTTTTCATATTGGAAAAACTGCGATCGCACAGGCTCGTGATAGCCGATATACTTGTCATGCCATAACTTTAGGTGCGAAGTTGTCGCGGCACAATTTGGAGATTTTGCAAACTGGTGAGCAAACCCAAACTACTCTCAATGGTTTGACGATAATCTCTGGTAAGCAGTTGTCTGATACTCACAGTGCGATCGCACTCAATTATCCTCACGGTACAAGTGACCAATTGCATAAATGTATTGTAGGCGATCGCGCTCACGCAGTCTTCAACGGTAAAGTTTTTGTCCCCAAACGAGCGCAGTTGACAAATGCAACCCAATTGAATCGGAATTTGCTGCTATCATCGAAAGCCAGAGTTGATACCAAACCCCAATTAGAAATTACAGCCGATAATGTCAAATGCGCTCACGGTGCTACTGTTAGCCAATTGGAAGATGACGAAATATTTTATCTGCAAAGTAGGGGAATTGATGAAAACGATGCTCGGAAGTTATTAATTAACGCCTTTGCTGCTGAAGTCATCAACAAAATACCAGTTCCATCTCTCCGAGAAATCCTATTAAACACAGTCAATAATCTTAAATCTCTGACGAACGACGAATGA
- the sufC gene encoding Fe-S cluster assembly ATPase SufC: MIIENSEVVLSVRNLTANVDGTPILKGVNLEVRSGEIHAIMGPNGSGKSTFSKVLAGHPAYEVTGGEVIFQGQNLLELEPEERARSGVFLAFQYPLEIPGVSNLDFLRVAYNSRRKAQGLEEIDAFDFDDLIEEKLDVVKMNPSFLSRSLNEGFSGGEKKRNEILQMALLEPKLGILDETDSGLDIDALRIVANGVNQLASPENATILITHYQRLLDYIVPDFVHVMAQGRIITSGGKELALKLESRGYDWVLEEFAAEVGV; this comes from the coding sequence ATGATTATTGAAAATAGTGAAGTTGTGCTGTCAGTACGAAATCTGACGGCTAATGTTGATGGGACACCGATTCTTAAGGGTGTCAATCTGGAGGTGCGATCGGGTGAAATTCATGCGATTATGGGGCCGAATGGTTCTGGTAAGAGTACCTTTTCTAAGGTGTTGGCTGGACATCCGGCGTATGAGGTAACTGGCGGTGAGGTGATTTTCCAAGGACAAAATCTCCTGGAATTGGAACCGGAGGAACGCGCTAGAAGTGGTGTATTTTTGGCGTTTCAGTATCCGTTAGAAATTCCCGGTGTGAGCAATTTGGATTTCTTGCGGGTGGCGTACAATTCTCGTCGCAAGGCGCAAGGTTTAGAAGAAATAGACGCTTTTGATTTTGACGATTTGATTGAGGAAAAGCTGGATGTAGTGAAGATGAATCCCAGTTTTCTCAGTCGGAGTTTGAATGAAGGGTTTTCTGGTGGCGAGAAGAAGCGGAATGAAATTCTGCAAATGGCGCTGCTGGAACCAAAGTTAGGGATTTTGGATGAAACTGATTCGGGTTTGGATATTGACGCACTCCGAATTGTGGCAAATGGGGTAAATCAACTGGCAAGTCCAGAAAATGCCACAATTTTGATTACTCATTACCAACGATTACTTGATTATATTGTGCCTGATTTTGTGCATGTGATGGCACAGGGGCGGATTATTACGAGTGGCGGTAAAGAACTGGCATTGAAGTTAGAGTCTCGCGGTTATGACTGGGTGCTGGAAGAATTTGCAGCTGAGGTGGGTGTGTAA
- the sufB gene encoding Fe-S cluster assembly protein SufB — protein MSATVKTLVNQPYKYGFVTDIESDTIPRGLDEDVIRLISSKKNEPQFMLDFRLRAYRQWQKMTEPTWPNVKYPPINYQDIIYYSAPKRKKEKLNSLDEVDPTLLETFEKLGISLSEQKRLANVAVDAIFDSVSVATTFKEKLAEDGVIFCSFSEALQEHPELIKKYLGSVVPIADNYFAALNAAVFSDGSFVYIPKGVKCPMELSTYFRINSGDTGQFERTLIVAEEGSYVSYLEGCTAPMYDSNQLHAAVVELVALDNAEIKYSTVQNWYAGDANGKGGIYNFVTKRGLCQGVNSKISWTQVETGSAITWKYPSCVLVGDNSVGEFYSVALTNHQQQADTGSKMIHVGKNTRSTIISKGISAGNSSNSYRGLVKVNPTAKGARNYSQCDSMLIGDNAHANTFPYIQVQNNGAKVEHEASTSKIGEDQLFYFAQRGISSEDAISMMISGFCKDVFNQLPMEFAVEADKLLSLKLEGSVG, from the coding sequence ATGAGTGCCACTGTCAAAACCTTAGTCAACCAACCCTACAAGTACGGCTTTGTCACAGACATTGAGTCCGACACCATACCGCGTGGACTAGACGAGGACGTTATCCGCTTGATCTCCTCTAAGAAGAACGAGCCACAGTTCATGCTGGACTTTCGTCTCAGAGCTTATCGCCAGTGGCAAAAAATGACGGAACCAACTTGGCCGAATGTCAAGTACCCGCCAATAAATTATCAGGATATCATTTACTACTCAGCGCCGAAACGTAAGAAAGAAAAACTAAACAGCTTGGATGAAGTTGATCCAACCCTTTTAGAAACCTTTGAAAAGTTAGGCATTTCCCTATCTGAACAGAAGCGACTGGCAAATGTCGCCGTTGATGCAATTTTTGATAGCGTATCTGTCGCCACTACATTTAAAGAAAAGCTAGCGGAAGATGGCGTTATTTTCTGTTCGTTTTCGGAAGCGTTGCAAGAACACCCAGAACTAATCAAAAAATACTTGGGTAGCGTTGTTCCTATAGCTGACAATTATTTTGCCGCCTTGAACGCCGCCGTATTTAGCGATGGTTCCTTTGTCTATATTCCTAAAGGCGTAAAATGCCCAATGGAACTGTCTACCTACTTCCGCATCAACTCTGGTGACACGGGACAATTTGAGCGCACTTTGATTGTCGCCGAAGAAGGTAGTTATGTTTCTTACCTCGAAGGTTGCACTGCACCGATGTATGATAGCAACCAGCTACACGCCGCCGTTGTGGAACTCGTCGCCCTTGACAACGCCGAAATTAAATACTCCACCGTGCAAAACTGGTACGCTGGAGATGCCAACGGTAAAGGCGGTATTTACAACTTTGTCACCAAGCGCGGTTTGTGTCAGGGCGTAAATTCTAAGATTTCCTGGACTCAAGTAGAAACAGGTTCGGCAATTACTTGGAAATATCCTAGCTGTGTGTTGGTGGGTGATAACTCTGTGGGTGAATTTTACTCGGTGGCGCTGACAAATCATCAGCAGCAAGCTGATACTGGTAGTAAGATGATTCACGTAGGTAAGAATACCCGCAGTACAATTATTTCTAAAGGAATCTCCGCAGGTAATTCTAGTAATAGTTACCGGGGTTTGGTGAAAGTTAACCCGACGGCTAAAGGGGCGAGAAATTATTCTCAGTGTGACTCAATGCTGATTGGGGATAATGCCCATGCCAACACTTTCCCTTATATTCAGGTGCAAAATAACGGTGCGAAGGTGGAGCATGAAGCTTCTACTTCCAAGATTGGGGAAGATCAGTTATTCTACTTTGCTCAACGGGGTATTTCTTCGGAAGATGCTATTTCGATGATGATTAGCGGCTTCTGTAAGGATGTTTTCAATCAGCTACCGATGGAGTTTGCTGTGGAAGCTGATAAGTTGTTGAGTTTGAAGTTGGAAGGCAGTGTTGGATAA
- the sufR gene encoding iron-sulfur cluster biosynthesis transcriptional regulator SufR, producing the protein MATTHQSSTKQDILEYLHKHEKATALELAEVLDVTPQAIRRHLKDLETEELVLYSTSVQAAGTGRPQHLYELSRQGRDRLHRTMSDRFGDASGNFAVSLLDTLAETVGHDQFKSILEKQWQRKAKEYRDRVGNGSLRERVANLVELRKAEGFMAEYHAVDVNDCFESDRFILMEHNCAISNVAESFPSICGHELEMFAAVLPDCIVERTHWIIDGEHRCGYLVQIRH; encoded by the coding sequence ATGGCGACTACCCACCAGTCCTCAACCAAGCAAGATATCCTTGAGTATCTGCACAAACACGAAAAAGCAACGGCTTTGGAGCTAGCTGAAGTTTTAGACGTTACCCCCCAAGCTATTCGTCGCCATCTCAAAGATTTGGAGACGGAGGAGCTAGTTTTGTATTCGACATCAGTGCAGGCGGCGGGGACGGGGCGGCCGCAGCATCTTTATGAACTGAGTCGTCAGGGACGCGATCGCTTGCATCGAACAATGAGCGATCGCTTTGGTGATGCAAGCGGAAATTTTGCGGTTTCGTTGCTAGATACCTTAGCCGAAACGGTAGGACACGATCAATTTAAATCGATTTTAGAGAAACAGTGGCAGCGCAAAGCCAAAGAATACCGCGATCGCGTCGGTAACGGTTCACTGCGAGAACGTGTAGCCAATTTAGTAGAGTTGAGAAAAGCGGAAGGCTTCATGGCAGAGTATCACGCTGTTGATGTAAATGACTGCTTTGAGAGCGATCGCTTTATATTAATGGAGCATAACTGTGCCATTTCCAACGTTGCCGAGTCTTTTCCTAGTATCTGCGGTCACGAATTAGAAATGTTTGCAGCCGTCTTACCAGATTGTATCGTAGAACGCACCCACTGGATTATTGATGGCGAACACCGTTGTGGCTATTTAGTACAAATTCGTCATTAG
- a CDS encoding YbjQ family protein, which produces MIITTTDVIQGAVIESYLGIVTAEVVYGSNFLRDFLAGIRDIIGGRTASYERLFEQGQRKALEELEQRAQRLGANAVIGIEIDTGTINLDQSGVLLLITATGTAVRMR; this is translated from the coding sequence ATGATTATAACTACCACTGATGTAATTCAAGGAGCAGTTATTGAGTCATATTTAGGTATTGTGACAGCAGAAGTAGTTTACGGCAGTAATTTCTTGCGGGATTTTTTGGCTGGTATTCGAGATATTATCGGTGGACGCACTGCTAGCTATGAGCGTCTATTTGAGCAGGGTCAACGCAAGGCATTAGAAGAATTAGAGCAACGGGCACAACGTTTAGGAGCAAATGCTGTAATCGGGATTGAAATTGATACTGGCACAATCAATCTTGACCAGTCAGGAGTTCTTTTGCTGATTACTGCCACAGGCACTGCTGTGAGGATGCGTTAA